Within the bacterium genome, the region GAAACGGAAGTCGAGCGTCTGCGTAGCGAAGCCGCCGATTGGCAGGATAAATATCTCCGTAAGCTGGCCGAGTTCGATAACTATCGCAAGCGCACCCGGCAGGAATCGGAAATGCTCGGGCAACTCATAGCCGAGTCTATTGTAGCTTCGCTGCTGCCGATCATGGACGATTTCGACCGAGTCATCGCCGGGATTCCCGATCCCGACAGCCCCTATCGCAAGGGCGTGGAGATGATCCGCGACAAACTACGGGCGTTTTTCGATGCACGCGGCGTTTCGAAATGCGAATGTGTCGGAAGACCCTTCGATCCCGAGGAACACGACGCGCTCATGACGCAGCCCACGCCCGACTTTCCGCCCGGAACGGTACTCAACGTCATCACTCCCGGCTATCGTATGGGCGAGCGCGTGATCCGCCATGCGCAGGTGGTTGTGTCGGCGGAAGCGGAGATTGAATCACCCAAAGATGATGACAGTGCAACCGAATGACACATTGAGAGAGCGAGACTGCCGATAGATGGCCAGCAAACGCGATTACTACGACGTTTTAGGAGTCAGCCGCGACGCCGACACCGAAGAGATCAAGAAGGCGTATCGCAAGCTGGCCATGCAGTATCATCCCGATCGCAACAAGGGAGACTCCACCGCCGAAGAAAAATTCAAGGAGGTGGGCGAAGCCTACGCGGTGCTCTCGGATACGGATAAGCGCGCGCGATATGATCGCTTCGGTCACGCGGGAGCCGGCGCCGGTACAACGGGTGCGCCGGGCGGATACGGCGGATTCGAGTTCGATCTGTCGGACGCGCTCAGGCAG harbors:
- a CDS encoding nucleotide exchange factor GrpE, whose amino-acid sequence is MIRKEKNTPPEESQNPAPDESSLGENDTPSTDVETESVDIETEVERLRSEAADWQDKYLRKLAEFDNYRKRTRQESEMLGQLIAESIVASLLPIMDDFDRVIAGIPDPDSPYRKGVEMIRDKLRAFFDARGVSKCECVGRPFDPEEHDALMTQPTPDFPPGTVLNVITPGYRMGERVIRHAQVVVSAEAEIESPKDDDSATE